A window of Ruania suaedae contains these coding sequences:
- a CDS encoding primosomal protein N' translates to MGSDAVDSRQPSLLDPASVTPARPVTHAGVAQVLVDVPLPHLDRTFDYAVPPELDGEVHPGVRVKVRFAGQERDGYVVGRTRGSEHAGSLSPLRKVPSAVAVLTPQILRLARSVARRYAGTTTDVLRLALPPRHATAERSVLEALPEATDTRIPWAADAGGPAAETAGVLPDPQSLAEPLPGSAVRSWQPYSGGEAFLRRVAAGQSPRAVWCALPWAAGVEEASEATEAAPHWAQAVTGAVQAARAGGRGALVCLPDQRDVASLGQALTTAGVEHVVLTADQGASARYRRFLLALTGQAAVVIGTRSAAFAPVQDLGLVVCWDDGDDLHAEQRAPYPHLRDVLCLRAEQESAAALIGGFGRTPHAEMLVTEGWARSVQASRATVRAGTPRVSAPSDVDLAREGAAGRARVPGAAVRLVRRGLAEGPVLVQVPRSGYLPVVACQTCRTPARCGECHGPLALDRPDATPRCRWCGRWQTRWQCEVCEGTRVRAARVGSDRTAEELGRAFPGTPVLVSDRDSGVTAQVDARARLVVATPGAEPEAEGGYRAGLLLDAAVLTGRPELGAAVEALRRWLRAAALVRPDAEVMLLGQGAPVPVQALVRWDPVGHAQRELDERGELEFPPITQWAAVTGDATAIRLFGSRVRLPEGAVTLGPVPVEETGPDGEPWVRLLVRCPREQRDELGRALAEAVAIRSAKKEPGTLRVRVDPDRVV, encoded by the coding sequence CGGCCTCGGTCACGCCCGCGCGCCCTGTGACCCACGCCGGCGTGGCGCAGGTACTCGTGGACGTCCCACTTCCGCACCTGGACCGCACCTTCGACTACGCCGTCCCACCCGAGCTGGACGGCGAGGTCCACCCGGGCGTGCGGGTGAAGGTGCGTTTCGCCGGACAGGAACGGGACGGCTATGTCGTCGGGCGGACGCGCGGCTCCGAGCATGCCGGATCGCTGTCACCGCTGCGCAAGGTGCCCTCAGCCGTGGCGGTGCTGACCCCGCAGATCCTCCGGCTGGCGCGGTCGGTGGCACGCCGGTACGCCGGCACGACGACGGACGTGCTGCGCCTGGCGCTGCCGCCCCGCCACGCCACGGCCGAACGATCGGTGCTGGAGGCCCTGCCCGAGGCCACCGACACGCGGATCCCGTGGGCCGCGGATGCCGGCGGTCCGGCGGCGGAGACTGCCGGCGTGCTCCCGGACCCGCAATCGCTGGCGGAACCGTTGCCCGGCTCGGCCGTGCGGTCGTGGCAGCCCTACAGCGGGGGAGAGGCGTTCCTGCGTCGGGTAGCCGCGGGGCAGTCGCCGCGGGCGGTCTGGTGCGCCCTGCCGTGGGCGGCAGGCGTGGAGGAGGCGTCCGAGGCGACGGAGGCGGCACCGCACTGGGCGCAGGCGGTGACCGGGGCGGTCCAGGCCGCACGTGCCGGCGGCCGGGGAGCGCTGGTGTGCCTACCCGATCAGCGGGATGTGGCGAGCCTCGGACAAGCCCTGACCACGGCGGGTGTCGAGCACGTGGTGCTGACGGCCGATCAGGGTGCCTCCGCGCGCTACCGGCGCTTCCTCCTCGCTCTGACCGGGCAGGCGGCGGTGGTGATCGGTACCCGGTCGGCCGCCTTCGCGCCGGTGCAGGACCTCGGGTTGGTGGTGTGCTGGGACGACGGTGACGATCTCCACGCCGAGCAGCGCGCGCCGTATCCGCATCTGCGTGATGTCCTCTGCCTGCGGGCCGAGCAGGAGTCCGCGGCGGCGCTGATCGGCGGGTTCGGGCGGACACCGCACGCCGAGATGCTGGTGACCGAGGGGTGGGCGCGATCGGTGCAGGCGAGCCGGGCGACGGTGCGCGCCGGGACGCCGAGAGTGAGTGCACCGAGTGACGTCGACCTGGCGCGCGAGGGCGCGGCGGGGCGCGCCCGGGTCCCCGGTGCGGCGGTGCGGCTGGTCCGCCGCGGACTGGCGGAGGGGCCTGTGCTGGTCCAGGTGCCGCGGTCGGGATACCTGCCGGTGGTCGCGTGCCAGACGTGCCGCACCCCGGCACGCTGTGGCGAGTGTCACGGCCCGCTCGCGCTGGACCGGCCCGATGCCACCCCCCGGTGCCGGTGGTGTGGCCGGTGGCAGACGCGCTGGCAGTGTGAGGTGTGCGAGGGCACGCGGGTGCGAGCCGCGCGCGTGGGCTCGGACCGGACCGCGGAGGAGCTCGGCCGGGCCTTTCCCGGCACTCCTGTGCTCGTCTCCGACCGGGACTCCGGGGTGACCGCGCAGGTGGACGCACGCGCGCGGCTGGTGGTGGCGACGCCGGGCGCCGAGCCGGAGGCGGAGGGTGGGTACCGCGCCGGGCTCCTGCTCGATGCCGCGGTGCTGACCGGACGCCCGGAGCTGGGCGCGGCCGTGGAGGCGCTGCGGCGATGGCTGCGTGCGGCGGCGTTGGTCCGCCCGGACGCGGAGGTGATGCTGCTCGGACAGGGGGCACCGGTGCCCGTGCAGGCGCTCGTGCGCTGGGACCCGGTCGGCCACGCGCAACGCGAGCTGGACGAGCGCGGCGAGCTCGAGTTCCCGCCGATCACGCAGTGGGCCGCAGTGACCGGCGATGCGACGGCGATCCGGCTCTTCGGCTCGCGGGTGCGGTTGCCGGAGGGCGCTGTCACGCTGGGGCCGGTGCCGGTGGAGGAGACCGGGCCCGACGGCGAACCGTGGGTCCGGCTGCTGGTGCGGTGCCCGCGGGAGCAGCGTGACGAGCTGGGCCGGGCGCTGGCCGAGGCGGTCGCGATCCGCAGCGCCAAGAAGGAACCGGGAACGCTGCGCGTGCGGGTCGATCCCGACCGCGTGGTGTGA